The following proteins come from a genomic window of Yinghuangia sp. ASG 101:
- a CDS encoding enoyl-CoA hydratase-related protein codes for MADNVLYDLAEGVATITLNRADAMNALDTDTKVALRDALVRAAGDDAVRAVLLTGTGRAFSVGQDLRQHIELLDRSPEETFATVKDHYNPLVTAITTMPKPVVAAVNGVAAGAGAAIAFACDFRIVADTAGFNLAFAGVALTADSGASWTLPRLVGHARATELLMLPETVPAAKALELGLATRVVPADELAATAGALVRKLADGPTVALGAIKESLAYAAHTSIVDALAKEDELQMKVGKSADHRIAVDAFLAKRKPEYTGK; via the coding sequence GTGGCCGACAACGTTCTGTACGACCTTGCCGAGGGCGTCGCGACGATCACCCTCAACCGTGCCGACGCGATGAACGCGCTGGACACCGACACCAAGGTCGCGCTGCGGGACGCCCTGGTGCGTGCCGCGGGCGACGACGCGGTGCGGGCGGTGCTGCTGACCGGAACCGGGCGGGCGTTCAGCGTCGGCCAGGACCTCAGGCAACACATCGAGCTGCTCGACCGGAGCCCCGAGGAGACCTTCGCCACGGTCAAGGACCACTACAACCCGCTGGTGACGGCGATCACGACGATGCCGAAGCCGGTGGTCGCCGCGGTCAACGGCGTCGCGGCCGGCGCGGGTGCGGCGATCGCGTTCGCGTGCGACTTCCGGATCGTCGCGGACACGGCGGGCTTCAACCTGGCGTTCGCGGGCGTCGCGCTCACCGCGGACTCGGGCGCGTCGTGGACGCTGCCGCGCCTGGTCGGGCACGCCCGCGCGACCGAGCTGCTGATGCTGCCGGAGACCGTTCCGGCGGCGAAGGCCCTGGAACTCGGCCTCGCGACCCGGGTCGTACCCGCCGACGAACTCGCGGCGACGGCCGGCGCGCTGGTCCGCAAGCTGGCCGACGGCCCGACGGTGGCACTGGGCGCGATCAAGGAGTCGCTGGCGTACGCGGCCCACACGTCGATCGTGGACGCGCTCGCCAAGGAGGACGAACTCCAGATGAAGGTGGGCAAGTCCGCCGACCACCGCATCGCGGTCGACGCGTTCCTGGCGAAGCGGAAGCCCGAGTACACCGGCAAGTGA
- a CDS encoding DUF3117 domain-containing protein produces MAAMKPRTGDGPLEVTKEGRGIVMRVPLEGGGRLVVELTPDEAGALSEALANATGAKAS; encoded by the coding sequence ATGGCGGCCATGAAGCCGCGGACGGGCGACGGCCCGCTCGAGGTGACCAAGGAAGGGCGGGGCATCGTCATGCGCGTTCCGCTCGAGGGCGGGGGGCGGCTCGTCGTTGAGCTGACTCCCGACGAGGCGGGTGCGCTCAGCGAGGCGCTGGCGAACGCCACGGGCGCGAAGGCCTCCTGA
- a CDS encoding O-methyltransferase: MNQRAVAARGSRMGFGAAMTREGLHYSCAIGGRGSHAAEREEEAISSNRQARWEFAEAYAGEDAVLIQARHRAREAGVVPVSPGGGSALGFLAAATEARAVAEIGTGTGVSGVYLLRGMRPDGVLTTVDLEPDHQRIAKETFAAAGFSGGRARFIPGRAVEVLPRLADGGYDLVFCDGDKTEYGDYLAEALRLLRPGGVVCFDNALWHDRVPDPAHRDPETQAVRELLRAVRENDALVPALLPVGDGLLCAARRG, translated from the coding sequence TTGAACCAACGAGCGGTGGCCGCGCGTGGTTCCCGGATGGGGTTCGGCGCCGCGATGACGCGCGAAGGGCTCCATTACTCTTGCGCCATCGGAGGTCGCGGGTCCCACGCGGCCGAACGCGAGGAGGAAGCCATCTCCAGCAACCGCCAGGCCCGCTGGGAGTTCGCGGAGGCGTACGCCGGGGAGGACGCCGTCCTCATCCAGGCCCGCCACCGCGCCCGGGAGGCCGGCGTCGTGCCGGTCAGCCCCGGCGGCGGCTCGGCTCTGGGCTTCCTCGCCGCCGCCACCGAGGCCCGCGCGGTCGCCGAGATCGGCACGGGTACCGGCGTGTCCGGCGTCTACCTGCTGCGCGGCATGCGCCCCGACGGTGTGCTGACCACCGTGGACCTGGAGCCGGACCACCAGCGGATCGCCAAGGAGACCTTCGCCGCGGCCGGCTTCTCCGGCGGCCGGGCGCGCTTCATCCCCGGCCGGGCGGTCGAGGTGCTTCCGAGGCTCGCGGACGGCGGCTACGACCTGGTGTTCTGCGACGGCGACAAGACCGAGTACGGCGACTACCTCGCCGAAGCGCTCCGCCTGCTGCGCCCGGGCGGCGTCGTGTGCTTCGACAACGCGCTGTGGCACGACCGCGTGCCGGACCCCGCGCACCGCGACCCCGAGACGCAGGCCGTGCGCGAGCTGCTGCGCGCGGTGCGCGAGAACGACGCCCTGGTGCCCGCGCTGCTGCCGGTCGGCGACGGCCTGCTGTGCGCCGCCCGGCGCGGCTGA
- the sigE gene encoding RNA polymerase sigma factor SigE: protein MTSPAPADTKAASGAFAQQPSAPGTTARPGADAWTPPSWEDIVRTHSARVYRLAYRLSGNPYDADDITQEVFVRVFRSLSSYTPGTFEGWLHRITTNLFLDMVRRRQRIRFESLADDADDRLPGREVSPEQVLDDARLDADIQQALDALAPEFRAAVVLCDIEGLSYEEIATTLGVKLGTVRSRIHRGRSQLRAALRHRAPRSSVDSGEIPGCASVQR from the coding sequence ATGACATCCCCCGCTCCCGCCGACACCAAGGCGGCGTCGGGGGCATTCGCGCAGCAGCCATCCGCGCCGGGCACGACCGCCCGACCGGGGGCCGACGCGTGGACCCCTCCGTCGTGGGAGGACATAGTCCGCACCCACTCGGCGCGGGTCTATCGCCTTGCCTACCGTCTGAGCGGCAACCCCTACGACGCGGACGACATCACGCAAGAGGTGTTCGTCCGGGTCTTTCGATCACTGTCGAGTTACACCCCCGGCACGTTCGAAGGCTGGTTGCACCGGATCACCACGAACCTGTTCCTCGACATGGTGCGCCGTCGTCAGCGCATCCGGTTCGAGAGCCTCGCCGACGACGCGGACGACCGACTGCCCGGTCGCGAGGTCTCCCCGGAGCAAGTGCTCGACGACGCGCGCCTCGACGCGGACATCCAGCAGGCGCTCGACGCGCTTGCCCCGGAGTTCCGCGCCGCGGTCGTACTCTGCGACATCGAGGGCCTGTCGTACGAGGAGATCGCCACCACGCTCGGTGTGAAATTGGGGACCGTTCGCAGCCGCATCCACCGCGGCAGGTCCCAGCTCCGGGCGGCGCTGCGGCACCGTGCCCCCCGGAGCTCCGTCGACAGCGGCGAGATCCCGGGGTGTGCGTCGGTGCAGAGATGA
- a CDS encoding anti-sigma factor family protein, whose amino-acid sequence MNHPDDKLAAYVDGELGHGAREKVLAHLAQCADCRAEAEEQRRVKALLAKSPEPGPSADLMSRLLALGAGGVDGPGPGTIDEDVVAPTRSRGSVQPVNRGAGTARPRGGGTGPRAGRPNNPSARVRPPVSKRRLTFAAAGAFSMMAVALSSAVIAGGPANGSSGRPAAPIVERNLVEQAGTVGVSPTVGTVTESPAMLAAGAARPLSAVSPTGASARD is encoded by the coding sequence GTGAATCACCCCGACGACAAGCTCGCCGCCTACGTGGACGGCGAGCTGGGGCATGGCGCCAGGGAGAAGGTCCTGGCGCATCTGGCGCAGTGCGCCGATTGCCGCGCCGAGGCGGAGGAGCAGCGGCGCGTCAAAGCCCTGCTCGCGAAGAGTCCCGAGCCCGGCCCTTCCGCGGATCTGATGAGCCGTCTGCTCGCCTTGGGGGCGGGCGGCGTCGACGGCCCCGGGCCCGGAACGATCGACGAGGACGTGGTCGCCCCTACGCGCTCCCGGGGGTCCGTTCAGCCGGTGAACCGCGGCGCGGGCACGGCCCGGCCCCGCGGCGGCGGAACAGGCCCGCGCGCGGGCCGCCCGAACAACCCGTCGGCGCGCGTCCGCCCGCCGGTGAGCAAACGCCGGCTCACCTTCGCCGCGGCCGGTGCGTTCTCGATGATGGCCGTGGCGCTGAGCAGCGCGGTGATCGCGGGCGGCCCGGCCAACGGATCCTCCGGACGCCCCGCGGCCCCCATCGTCGAGCGCAACCTCGTCGAGCAGGCGGGCACGGTCGGTGTCTCGCCCACGGTCGGGACGGTCACGGAGAGCCCGGCGATGCTCGCGGCGGGAGCCGCACGCCCGCTGTCGGCGGTGTCGCCGACGGGCGCGTCGGCCCGCGACTGA
- a CDS encoding trypsin-like peptidase domain-containing protein codes for MNHDPGDASRGADEDQGDARARPAAPGEPSSAADAASREPEDAGGSRRGDFGAEPGDDAVDARDTPGPSWRPAETPPGIGEDAVPESARPTVTGHGHDAVPESAAEPGDSPRGDADAHPEPEAPRVALAKPAQDAVPPPPLPPAGPLWGGRDAVPQHGPSFPAGGGVPGAWGFPHPAAQPYVPPYVGTPYAMPYAAPAEPEEPREPVRWTWRAAAGFACIALAAGALGGGIGAWSANRDDQSVTLRQPTASAPERPRDSVAGLAATTLPGVVYIHASKAGQQATGTGFVLDGNGDILTNNHVVADAADGGSIRVVFNGGEQVEAQVVGRDTGYDLAVIRVRNVKGLVPLPLGDSDAAQVGDPVIAIGAPYNLEGTVTSGIISAKDRAVSAGGSGEDVSYISALQTDAPINPGNSGGPLIDASGRVIGVNSAIRSATGGTDSDPFGTGTAGSIGLGFAIPINQAKRVAQQLIDDGRAVHPVIGVTLDTRYEGVGARVADGDNDGHAPVRAGGPADRAGLRAGDIVTAIDGKKVADANELVVAVRSRTPGETVRLTVQRDGGEVTLPLTLEAENGNG; via the coding sequence ATGAACCACGACCCCGGCGACGCCTCCCGAGGCGCCGACGAGGACCAGGGCGACGCACGCGCGAGGCCGGCCGCCCCCGGCGAGCCCTCGTCCGCGGCCGACGCGGCCTCGCGCGAGCCGGAGGACGCCGGGGGCTCTCGGCGCGGCGACTTTGGGGCGGAGCCCGGTGACGACGCGGTGGACGCCCGCGACACGCCCGGGCCGTCGTGGCGGCCCGCGGAGACGCCGCCGGGGATCGGGGAGGACGCCGTACCGGAGTCCGCGCGACCGACGGTGACCGGGCACGGGCACGACGCCGTACCGGAGTCCGCCGCCGAACCGGGCGACTCGCCTCGCGGCGACGCGGACGCCCATCCCGAGCCCGAGGCGCCCCGGGTCGCCCTGGCCAAGCCCGCGCAGGATGCCGTGCCGCCGCCCCCGCTGCCGCCGGCCGGGCCGCTGTGGGGCGGCCGGGACGCGGTACCGCAGCACGGACCGTCGTTTCCCGCGGGCGGTGGAGTGCCCGGGGCGTGGGGTTTCCCCCATCCCGCGGCGCAGCCCTACGTGCCGCCGTACGTCGGGACGCCGTACGCGATGCCCTACGCGGCCCCCGCCGAGCCCGAGGAACCGCGCGAGCCGGTGCGCTGGACGTGGCGTGCCGCCGCCGGTTTCGCGTGCATCGCGCTGGCGGCCGGGGCGCTCGGCGGCGGCATCGGAGCGTGGTCGGCGAACCGGGACGACCAGAGCGTGACGCTGAGGCAGCCCACGGCGTCGGCGCCGGAGCGGCCCCGCGACTCGGTGGCGGGCCTGGCGGCGACGACGCTGCCCGGCGTCGTCTACATCCACGCGTCCAAGGCCGGCCAACAGGCCACCGGCACCGGGTTCGTGCTGGACGGCAACGGCGACATCCTCACCAACAACCACGTGGTCGCGGACGCGGCCGACGGCGGGTCGATCCGGGTCGTGTTCAACGGCGGCGAGCAGGTCGAGGCGCAGGTCGTCGGGCGCGACACCGGCTACGACCTCGCGGTGATCCGCGTCCGGAACGTCAAGGGCCTGGTCCCGCTGCCGCTGGGCGACTCCGACGCGGCGCAGGTGGGCGACCCGGTGATCGCGATCGGCGCGCCGTACAACCTCGAAGGCACCGTCACGTCCGGGATCATCAGCGCGAAGGACCGCGCGGTGAGTGCGGGCGGGTCGGGCGAGGATGTGTCGTACATCAGCGCGCTGCAGACGGACGCGCCCATCAACCCGGGCAACTCCGGGGGGCCGCTGATCGACGCGTCGGGGCGGGTCATCGGCGTGAACTCGGCGATCCGGTCGGCGACCGGGGGCACCGACTCCGACCCGTTCGGCACCGGTACGGCGGGCAGCATCGGCCTCGGCTTCGCGATCCCGATCAACCAGGCGAAGCGCGTCGCCCAGCAGCTGATCGACGACGGACGCGCGGTGCACCCGGTGATCGGTGTGACGCTCGACACCCGGTATGAAGGCGTGGGCGCGCGCGTGGCCGACGGCGACAACGACGGGCACGCGCCGGTACGGGCCGGGGGCCCGGCGGACCGCGCCGGGCTGCGAGCGGGCGACATCGTCACCGCGATCGACGGCAAGAAGGTCGCCGACGCCAATGAGCTGGTCGTCGCGGTTCGCAGCCGGACACCGGGCGAGACCGTCCGACTCACCGTCCAGAGGGACGGCGGCGAGGTCACGCTGCCGCTCACCCTGGAGGCGGAGAACGGCAACGGGTAA
- a CDS encoding sec-independent translocase, protein MFDVGPLEMVALVVLAIVIFGPDKLPKMVGEAMRTIRKFREFSTNARSDLKKELGPEFENIKFEDLNPKTFVRKNLMGDDDDLGFKELGELRHDLTKQLSLDHDDSGAVRPVTHPMEKNGSRVQPGERPPFDVDAT, encoded by the coding sequence GTGTTCGACGTCGGTCCGTTGGAGATGGTCGCGCTCGTTGTCCTCGCGATCGTCATCTTCGGTCCTGACAAGCTGCCCAAAATGGTCGGCGAGGCGATGCGGACGATACGGAAGTTCCGGGAGTTCTCCACCAACGCGCGCTCGGACCTGAAGAAAGAGCTGGGGCCGGAGTTCGAGAACATCAAGTTCGAGGACCTCAACCCGAAGACGTTCGTGCGCAAGAACCTGATGGGCGACGATGACGACCTCGGGTTCAAGGAGCTCGGCGAGCTGCGGCATGATCTGACCAAGCAGCTCAGCCTCGATCACGACGACTCCGGCGCTGTCCGGCCGGTCACGCACCCGATGGAGAAGAACGGCTCGCGCGTGCAGCCGGGAGAGCGCCCGCCGTTCGACGTCGACGCGACCTGA
- a CDS encoding Mrp/NBP35 family ATP-binding protein translates to MAILEDGEIRTVSEDAVRDALATVDDPEIHKPITDLGMVKSVDIAPDGHVKVAVYLTVAGCPMRDTITTSVTEAVGAVAGVTAVDVELDVMSDAQRKELASHLRGGQAEREVPFAKPGSLTRVYAVASGKGGVGKSSVTVNLAAAMAAQGLKVGVVDADIYGHSVPRMLGVDGRPTQVENMIMPPSAQGVKVISIGMFTPGNAPVVWRGPMLHRALQQFLADVFWGDLDVLLLDLPPGTGDIAISVAQLVPNAEILVVTTPQQAAAEVAERAGTIAVETRQTIAGVIENMSGLPCPHCDDHILDVFGSGGGQRVADGLSQATGTKVPLLGQIPIDTRLREGGDTGTPVVLDTPDSAAAVALRGIADKLGNRSRGLSGMQLGLTPRRKF, encoded by the coding sequence ATGGCAATCCTGGAAGATGGCGAGATCCGTACTGTCTCGGAAGACGCCGTACGGGACGCGCTGGCGACCGTCGACGACCCCGAGATCCACAAGCCGATCACCGACCTCGGCATGGTCAAATCCGTCGACATCGCCCCCGACGGACACGTCAAGGTCGCGGTCTACCTCACCGTCGCCGGGTGTCCCATGCGCGACACCATCACCACGAGCGTCACCGAGGCCGTCGGCGCGGTCGCGGGCGTGACCGCCGTGGACGTCGAGCTGGACGTCATGAGCGACGCCCAGCGCAAGGAGCTGGCGTCCCACCTGCGCGGCGGCCAGGCCGAGCGCGAGGTGCCGTTCGCGAAACCGGGCTCGCTGACCCGGGTCTACGCGGTGGCCTCCGGCAAGGGCGGCGTCGGCAAGTCGTCGGTGACCGTGAACCTCGCCGCGGCGATGGCCGCGCAGGGCCTCAAGGTCGGCGTCGTCGACGCCGACATCTACGGGCACTCCGTGCCGCGCATGCTCGGTGTCGACGGGCGGCCCACCCAGGTCGAGAACATGATCATGCCGCCGTCGGCCCAGGGCGTGAAGGTCATCTCGATCGGCATGTTCACCCCCGGCAACGCGCCGGTGGTCTGGCGCGGCCCGATGCTGCACCGGGCGCTCCAGCAGTTCCTCGCGGACGTGTTCTGGGGCGACCTGGACGTCCTGCTCCTCGACCTTCCGCCGGGCACCGGCGACATCGCCATCTCCGTCGCGCAGCTGGTCCCGAACGCCGAGATCCTCGTCGTCACGACCCCGCAGCAGGCCGCCGCGGAGGTCGCCGAGCGCGCGGGGACGATCGCCGTCGAGACGCGGCAGACCATCGCGGGTGTGATCGAGAACATGTCGGGCCTGCCGTGCCCGCACTGCGACGACCACATCCTCGACGTGTTCGGCAGCGGCGGGGGGCAGCGGGTCGCCGACGGCCTCTCCCAGGCGACCGGTACGAAGGTGCCGCTGCTCGGCCAGATCCCGATCGACACCCGCCTGCGCGAGGGCGGCGACACCGGCACCCCGGTCGTCCTGGACACCCCCGACTCCGCGGCGGCGGTCGCCCTGCGCGGCATCGCCGACAAGCTGGGGAACCGCTCGCGCGGCCTGTCGGGCATGCAGCTGGGCCTCACCCCGCGGCGGAAGTTCTAG
- a CDS encoding DUF1003 domain-containing protein, giving the protein MAREPQSTLPPEERRRRPRLDQPTLPRRRLSPFPKYDPESFGQFSERIARFLGTGRFLVYMTGTIILWVLWNVSLPSGLRFDEYPFIFLTLALSLQASYAAPLILLAQNRQDDRDRVNLEQDRARNERNIADTEYLTREVAALRIALGEVATRDFLRSELQALVKELDGRRDTDQAHAAVTDVTGDGGDTGHDGGHRTGPGGGRDGGGAGGRDGGRSGPPRRGGTPPGT; this is encoded by the coding sequence ATGGCGCGTGAACCGCAGAGCACCCTGCCACCCGAGGAGCGGCGCCGCCGGCCGCGCCTCGACCAGCCGACGCTGCCCCGCCGGCGGCTGAGCCCGTTCCCGAAGTACGACCCGGAGTCGTTCGGCCAATTCTCCGAGCGCATCGCGCGCTTCCTGGGCACCGGCCGGTTCCTCGTCTACATGACCGGGACGATCATCCTGTGGGTGCTGTGGAACGTCTCGCTGCCGAGCGGCCTCCGCTTCGACGAGTACCCGTTCATCTTCCTGACGCTGGCCCTGTCGTTGCAGGCGTCGTACGCGGCCCCGCTGATCCTGCTGGCACAGAACCGCCAGGACGACAGGGATCGCGTCAATCTCGAACAGGACCGCGCCCGCAACGAACGCAACATCGCGGACACCGAATACCTCACGCGCGAGGTCGCCGCGCTCCGGATCGCCCTGGGCGAGGTCGCGACGCGCGACTTCCTGCGCTCCGAGCTTCAGGCGCTGGTCAAAGAGCTGGACGGGCGGCGGGACACCGACCAGGCCCACGCCGCGGTCACGGACGTGACCGGCGACGGCGGTGACACCGGTCACGACGGCGGCCACCGCACGGGCCCGGGCGGCGGCCGGGACGGCGGCGGCGCCGGGGGCCGCGACGGCGGCCGAAGCGGACCACCTCGGCGCGGGGGAACCCCGCCGGGGACGTAA
- a CDS encoding magnesium transporter MgtE N-terminal domain-containing protein, translating to MTGTPGRVFISHLSAVAVFDPGGDQVGRLRDVVVAMRTAGQPPRVLGLVVEVTTRRRIFLPMTRVTSVETGEVITTGLVNLRRFEQRPTETLVLAEMLDRRVTLAETGEEVTVLDVAMSSGRGRDWFIGKLFVQKPRPGGGSALRRRRGETLTVDWNAVTGFERPEDQQGAANLLATFEQLRPADLANVLHNLSSKRRVEVASALDDDRLADVLEELPEDDQVEILGQLREERAADVLEAMDPDDAADLISELPEATAERLLGLMEPDEAKDVRRLLTYSDDTAGGMMTTEPIVLEPDATVAEALALVRNPDLSPALAGQVYVCRPPTETPTGKYLGVAHFQRLLRDPPFTLVGAVVDTDLQPLRPDTPLAEVAGFLAAYNLVAAPVVDEDDHMLGAVTVDDVLDHLLPQDWREGSAHGDTHLPTPAAAVRSRPNGA from the coding sequence ATGACCGGCACGCCAGGACGCGTGTTCATCTCGCACCTGTCCGCCGTCGCCGTCTTCGACCCCGGTGGCGACCAGGTGGGCCGGCTCCGCGACGTGGTCGTGGCGATGCGCACCGCCGGGCAGCCGCCGCGCGTCCTCGGGCTGGTCGTCGAGGTGACCACCCGGCGGCGCATCTTCCTGCCGATGACCCGCGTCACCAGCGTCGAGACGGGCGAGGTCATCACCACGGGCCTGGTCAACCTGCGCCGCTTCGAACAGCGTCCGACCGAGACGCTCGTTCTCGCCGAGATGCTCGACCGCCGCGTCACGCTCGCCGAGACCGGCGAGGAGGTCACGGTCCTCGACGTGGCGATGAGTTCGGGGCGTGGGCGCGACTGGTTCATCGGCAAGCTGTTCGTCCAGAAGCCGAGGCCCGGCGGCGGGTCCGCGCTGCGCAGGCGCCGCGGCGAGACGCTGACCGTCGACTGGAACGCGGTGACCGGCTTCGAGCGGCCCGAGGACCAGCAGGGCGCCGCCAACCTCCTCGCGACGTTCGAGCAGCTGCGTCCCGCCGACCTGGCCAACGTGCTGCACAACCTGTCCTCGAAACGCCGCGTCGAGGTCGCCTCCGCCCTCGACGACGACCGCCTCGCCGACGTCCTGGAGGAGCTGCCCGAGGACGACCAGGTCGAGATCCTCGGGCAATTGCGCGAGGAGCGGGCCGCCGACGTCCTGGAGGCGATGGACCCCGACGACGCCGCCGACCTCATCTCCGAGCTGCCCGAGGCGACCGCGGAACGGCTGCTGGGCCTGATGGAGCCGGACGAGGCCAAGGACGTGCGCCGGCTGCTCACGTACTCCGACGACACCGCCGGCGGCATGATGACGACCGAGCCGATCGTGCTGGAGCCGGACGCCACCGTCGCCGAGGCCCTCGCGCTGGTCCGCAACCCCGACCTCTCCCCCGCCCTGGCCGGGCAGGTGTACGTCTGCCGCCCGCCGACCGAGACGCCCACCGGCAAGTACCTCGGCGTCGCGCACTTCCAGCGGCTGCTGCGCGATCCGCCGTTCACCCTGGTCGGCGCGGTCGTCGACACCGACCTCCAGCCGCTGCGCCCCGACACGCCGCTGGCCGAGGTGGCCGGCTTCCTCGCCGCGTACAACCTGGTCGCGGCGCCCGTCGTCGACGAGGACGACCACATGCTCGGCGCCGTCACCGTCGACGACGTCCTCGACCACCTGCTGCCGCAGGACTGGCGGGAGGGCTCGGCGCACGGCGACACGCACCTGCCGACCCCGGCCGCGGCGGTGAGGAGTCGTCCCAATGGCGCGTGA